From Microlunatus capsulatus, a single genomic window includes:
- a CDS encoding TIGR03557 family F420-dependent LLM class oxidoreductase: MTRFGYTLMTEQSGPKALVGYATAAEEVGFDFEVSSDHYSPWLVSQGHAPYAWTLLGAVAQATSRVELMTYVTSPIQRYHPAVVAQKAATLQLLADGRFILGLGSGENLNEHVTGEGWPPVDQRQDMLVEAATIIRELHTGELTTWEGDYFRVDSARIWDVPDDGVPIGIAVSGPKSIERFHPLADHLITTEPEAELLQAWDQAKGNSASRKIGQIPICWGRDREAAVAKAHDQFRWFAGGWAVNADLPTPAGFAGASQFVRPEDVAEQIPCGPDLDAVVEAVKPFWEAGFTDIALVQVGDEGQSEFLEQAAGPLLEKLRAAAS, translated from the coding sequence ATGACGCGCTTCGGCTACACGCTGATGACGGAGCAGAGCGGCCCCAAGGCACTGGTCGGGTACGCGACGGCGGCGGAGGAGGTCGGCTTCGACTTCGAGGTCTCCAGCGACCACTACTCGCCGTGGCTGGTCTCGCAGGGGCACGCGCCGTACGCCTGGACGCTGCTGGGGGCGGTGGCGCAGGCCACCTCGCGGGTCGAGCTCATGACCTACGTGACCTCGCCGATCCAGCGCTACCACCCCGCGGTGGTGGCGCAGAAGGCGGCGACGCTCCAGCTGCTGGCCGACGGCCGCTTCATCCTCGGCCTCGGCTCGGGGGAGAACCTCAACGAGCACGTCACGGGCGAGGGCTGGCCGCCGGTCGACCAGCGCCAGGACATGCTTGTCGAGGCGGCCACGATCATCCGCGAGCTGCACACCGGTGAGCTGACGACGTGGGAGGGCGACTACTTCCGCGTCGACTCGGCGCGGATCTGGGACGTCCCCGACGACGGCGTCCCGATCGGCATCGCCGTCTCGGGCCCCAAGTCGATCGAGCGCTTCCACCCGCTGGCCGACCACCTCATCACCACCGAGCCCGAGGCCGAGCTGCTGCAGGCCTGGGACCAGGCCAAGGGGAACAGCGCCTCCCGCAAGATCGGCCAGATCCCGATCTGCTGGGGCCGTGACCGCGAGGCCGCGGTGGCCAAGGCGCACGACCAGTTCCGCTGGTTCGCCGGCGGCTGGGCCGTCAACGCCGACCTGCCGACGCCGGCGGGCTTCGCCGGGGCCAGCCAGTTCGTCCGGCCCGAGGACGTCGCCGAGCAGATCCCCTGCGGGCCCGACCTGGACGCGGTCGTCGAGGCGGTCAAGCCCTTCTGGGAGGCCGGCTTCACCGACATCGCGCTCGTGCAGGTGGGCGACGAGGGCCAGAGCGAGTTCCTGGAGCAGGCCGCCGGCCCGCTGCTCGAGAAGCTGCGCGCCGCCGCGTCCTGA
- a CDS encoding DUF3072 domain-containing protein: MSEFTSETSQAAQEEGTIGAKADTENPALEKDPSDWVSGDDPMTPSQKSYLDTLAKQAGEELPADLNKAQASEHIDRLKSAQADQS, encoded by the coding sequence ATGAGCGAATTCACGAGCGAGACGAGCCAGGCCGCCCAGGAAGAGGGCACCATCGGCGCCAAGGCCGACACCGAGAACCCGGCCCTGGAGAAGGACCCCAGCGACTGGGTCAGCGGCGACGACCCGATGACCCCGTCCCAGAAGAGCTACCTCGACACCCTCGCCAAGCAGGCGGGGGAGGAGCTGCCGGCCGACCTCAACAAGGCGCAGGCCTCCGAGCACATCGACCGGCTGAAGTCGGCCCAGGCCGACCAGTCCTGA
- a CDS encoding DNA topoisomerase IB — MPRLRTVSPRDPGWTRRRAGKGFVYLDHDGQRLSEEDAERCKLLVIPPAWQQVWICPVPNGHIQAVGTDDAGRRQYLYHEEWRRKRDQSKHDRVLEVAAKLPLARRRVAKHLRLPGMPYERALGTAFRMLDLGFFRVGGEAYAEANQSYGLATIHKEHVSLEGRSVVFDYIAKSGKERFISLGDELVRASVQLLLEREGGGPELLAYQTEDGEWKDVGSTDINTYVKQVVGGEVSAKDFRTWHGTVIAAVALARANDKATTASARKRAVSAAMKEVSVYLGNTPTVARASYVDPRLVDLFNDGATITPSLVGKNADLSDGATHGKVEKAVLALLQTPKSEIRKLRRSAAA; from the coding sequence GTGCCACGCCTGAGAACTGTCTCCCCGCGCGACCCGGGCTGGACCCGCCGCCGCGCCGGGAAGGGTTTCGTCTACCTGGACCACGACGGCCAGCGCCTCAGCGAGGAGGACGCCGAGCGCTGCAAGCTGCTCGTCATACCGCCCGCCTGGCAGCAGGTGTGGATCTGCCCCGTCCCGAACGGCCACATCCAGGCGGTGGGCACCGACGACGCCGGCCGGCGGCAGTACCTGTACCACGAGGAGTGGCGGCGCAAGCGCGACCAGTCCAAGCACGACCGGGTGCTCGAGGTGGCGGCGAAGCTGCCGCTGGCCCGCCGCCGGGTGGCCAAGCACCTGCGGCTGCCGGGGATGCCCTACGAGCGGGCCCTGGGGACCGCCTTCCGGATGCTCGACCTCGGCTTCTTCCGGGTGGGCGGGGAGGCCTACGCCGAGGCGAACCAGAGCTACGGGCTGGCCACCATCCACAAGGAGCACGTCAGCCTCGAGGGGCGCTCGGTGGTCTTCGACTACATCGCCAAGTCCGGCAAGGAGCGGTTCATCAGCCTCGGCGACGAGCTGGTCCGCGCCTCCGTGCAGCTGCTGCTCGAGCGCGAGGGCGGTGGACCGGAGCTGCTGGCCTACCAGACCGAGGACGGGGAGTGGAAGGACGTCGGCTCCACCGACATCAACACCTACGTCAAGCAGGTGGTGGGCGGTGAGGTCTCGGCCAAGGACTTCCGCACCTGGCACGGCACGGTCATCGCGGCGGTGGCGCTGGCCCGGGCCAACGACAAGGCTACGACGGCGAGCGCCCGCAAGCGCGCGGTCTCGGCGGCGATGAAGGAGGTCTCGGTCTACCTCGGCAACACCCCGACGGTGGCCCGCGCCTCCTACGTCGACCCCCGCCTGGTCGACCTCTTCAACGACGGCGCGACCATCACCCCGTCCCTGGTCGGGAAGAACGCCGACCTGTCCGACGGCGCCACCCACGGCAAGGTGGAGAAGGCCGTGCTGGCCCTCCTGCAGACGCCGAAGAGCGAGATCCGCAAGCTCCGGCGGTCCGCCGCAGCCTGA
- a CDS encoding serine hydrolase domain-containing protein has translation MQRDGGWWVEDGFGAVADAFVANADDPGEDAAAVTVFHGGRKVVDLWGGTDVVRRRPMPRDGLMVVASCSKGVTAAVLAVLVERGLLDPDAPVGRYWPEYAVQGKEDTTVAMVASHTAGLPYPPLGTGLRGLDLHRGPAVTAALAAARPLWTPGTAMAYHPVTYGTLLDEVVRRATGRSIGQHVQELVARPLGVDLWMGLPAAEVDRVVPGRWEEATASTAPADAPPPAPGSYAALREQFLAENGPIEPDPEDRDAVAIHLAAERPAVGAVTDARSLATMYAALLGEVDGVRLVDESTRRRVTRPRTDDVETLVESGTAGPDIRFGLGFQLASPSMPGLGPASFGHTGAGARLGLADPDLGVGFGYVCSRMRVIGPDGDARWSRLLDAVRRCVG, from the coding sequence GTGCAGCGAGACGGTGGGTGGTGGGTCGAGGACGGGTTCGGCGCGGTCGCGGACGCCTTCGTGGCGAACGCCGACGACCCCGGCGAGGACGCGGCCGCGGTCACGGTGTTCCACGGCGGCCGGAAGGTGGTCGACCTCTGGGGCGGCACCGACGTCGTCCGCCGTCGGCCGATGCCCCGCGACGGGCTGATGGTGGTGGCGTCCTGCAGCAAGGGCGTGACGGCGGCCGTCCTGGCCGTGCTGGTCGAGCGCGGCCTGCTGGACCCGGACGCGCCCGTCGGCCGGTACTGGCCGGAGTACGCCGTGCAAGGCAAGGAGGACACCACCGTCGCGATGGTGGCCTCGCACACCGCCGGCCTGCCCTACCCGCCGCTGGGCACCGGCCTCCGCGGGCTGGACCTGCACCGCGGCCCGGCGGTCACCGCCGCCCTGGCCGCCGCCCGGCCGCTGTGGACCCCCGGGACGGCGATGGCCTACCACCCCGTCACCTACGGCACGCTGCTGGACGAGGTCGTGCGCCGCGCGACGGGCCGCTCGATCGGCCAGCACGTGCAGGAGCTGGTGGCCCGGCCGCTCGGCGTCGACCTCTGGATGGGCCTCCCGGCCGCCGAGGTGGACCGCGTCGTCCCCGGGCGCTGGGAGGAGGCCACGGCGTCGACCGCGCCGGCGGACGCCCCGCCGCCCGCGCCCGGCAGCTACGCCGCGCTGCGCGAGCAGTTCCTGGCTGAGAACGGGCCGATCGAACCCGACCCGGAGGACCGGGACGCCGTCGCCATCCACCTCGCCGCCGAGCGCCCAGCCGTCGGCGCGGTGACCGACGCGCGCTCGCTGGCCACGATGTACGCCGCGCTGCTCGGTGAGGTCGACGGGGTGCGGCTGGTGGACGAGAGCACCCGGCGGCGCGTCACCCGGCCCCGCACCGACGACGTCGAGACGCTGGTGGAGAGCGGGACGGCGGGGCCGGACATCCGCTTCGGCCTGGGCTTCCAGCTGGCGTCGCCCAGCATGCCGGGCCTCGGCCCCGCCTCCTTCGGCCACACGGGCGCCGGCGCGCGGCTGGGCCTGGCCGACCCGGACCTGGGGGTGGGGTTCGGCTACGTCTGCAGCCGGATGCGGGTGATCGGGCCGGACGGGGATGCGCGGTGGAGCCGTCTGCTCGACGCGGTGCGACGCTGCGTGGGATGA
- a CDS encoding DUF3566 domain-containing protein — MTEDDRPTAEMPAVGPDGDARPAAAPPAASRGPASAGPSKTRTARSQSDGPAAPRSGSSNGNGSAGSGTSASGARPAGQGSAPGGGQGGTRPSGPQPSASGWTPPPLGGRQTPQPPAGAPSGSGRPATTGATGSRPGTSSATPAPTGSSTRPTAGPSRPAPARPAARPASAASSTGPAPAGPASRAPGADQPRTDPTTGPTSTASPASAAATAAAGLGASAAGTGNSTKPSLWQRVTDALGIERKADEGTDTDGAAPAAATGVTAPAARTAQPASPSTGAPAPRPGTGAPGVTTTTPVGTGTAPTHPGPQQYRVGERPQPAGAPTARTGAVAGAATTGAVAPAASTALLPTTTPPGGPKPAETLAAGPAPVSTPARRTRKARLRLSRLDPWSVMKTSFLFSIAAGIMLVVAVYAVWVVLSTSGLFASVNDIVASVVSTPGDTTPFRVEDYVNTQRVMGVAALIACVDVVIFTALATLGSFLYNLAATMLGGLEITLAED, encoded by the coding sequence GTGACCGAGGACGACCGGCCCACGGCCGAGATGCCGGCGGTCGGGCCGGACGGCGACGCCCGTCCCGCTGCGGCGCCCCCGGCGGCCAGCCGGGGACCGGCCAGCGCCGGTCCCTCCAAGACGCGCACCGCCCGGAGCCAGTCCGACGGCCCGGCCGCCCCGCGGTCCGGCTCGTCCAACGGGAACGGCAGCGCCGGCTCGGGCACGTCGGCGAGCGGCGCACGACCGGCCGGCCAGGGCTCCGCGCCCGGCGGCGGCCAGGGCGGCACCCGCCCGTCCGGTCCCCAGCCCAGCGCCTCCGGGTGGACCCCGCCGCCGCTCGGCGGCCGCCAGACCCCGCAGCCGCCCGCCGGCGCCCCGTCGGGCTCCGGTCGTCCCGCGACCACCGGCGCCACCGGGTCGCGGCCCGGCACCAGCTCCGCCACCCCCGCCCCGACGGGGAGCAGCACCCGACCGACGGCCGGTCCGTCCCGGCCGGCGCCGGCGCGGCCCGCCGCCCGGCCGGCCAGCGCGGCGTCCTCGACCGGACCGGCCCCGGCCGGACCGGCGTCGCGAGCCCCGGGCGCCGACCAGCCCCGCACCGACCCGACCACCGGACCGACGAGCACCGCCTCGCCGGCCAGCGCGGCAGCCACCGCCGCCGCCGGGCTCGGCGCCTCGGCGGCGGGAACCGGCAACTCGACGAAGCCCTCGCTGTGGCAGCGGGTGACCGATGCCCTCGGCATCGAGCGCAAGGCCGACGAGGGCACCGACACCGACGGCGCGGCCCCGGCGGCCGCCACCGGGGTCACCGCCCCGGCGGCCCGCACCGCCCAGCCCGCCTCCCCGTCCACCGGGGCCCCGGCCCCGCGACCGGGGACCGGTGCTCCCGGCGTCACCACGACCACCCCGGTCGGCACGGGCACGGCTCCCACCCACCCGGGACCGCAGCAGTACCGCGTCGGGGAGCGGCCCCAGCCGGCCGGCGCCCCGACGGCACGGACCGGTGCTGTCGCCGGTGCGGCGACGACGGGCGCGGTCGCCCCGGCGGCCAGCACCGCGCTGCTGCCCACGACCACCCCGCCCGGGGGGCCGAAGCCCGCCGAGACGCTGGCCGCCGGCCCAGCACCGGTCAGCACGCCGGCCCGTCGCACCCGCAAGGCCCGCCTGCGGCTCAGCCGGCTGGACCCGTGGTCGGTGATGAAGACGTCGTTCCTGTTCTCCATCGCGGCCGGCATCATGCTGGTCGTCGCCGTCTACGCGGTGTGGGTGGTGCTCAGCACGTCGGGCCTGTTCGCCTCGGTCAACGACATCGTCGCCAGCGTCGTCTCGACGCCGGGGGACACGACGCCGTTCCGCGTCGAGGACTACGTCAACACCCAGCGGGTGATGGGCGTCGCGGCGCTGATCGCCTGCGTCGACGTCGTCATCTTCACCGCGCTGGCCACGCTGGGGTCGTTCCTCTACAACCTGGCCGCTACCATGCTGGGCGGGCTGGAGATCACCCTCGCCGAGGACTGA
- the gyrA gene encoding DNA gyrase subunit A, whose product MSDQTPEARTTDRREPVDLQEEIQKSYLDYAMSVIVGRALPDVRDGLKPVHRRVLYAMFDGGYRPDRGWNKCARIVGDVMGQYHPHGDSSIYDTLVRLAQPWVMRYPLVSGQGNFGSPGNDPAAAMRYTECKMAPLAMEMVRDITEDTVDFKPNYDGKEQEPVVLPSRFPNLLVNGSTGIAVGMATNIPTHNLREVAAAVQWALEHPEASAEELLAAAMERVAGPDFPNGALIVGRQGIEDAYRTGRGSVTMRAVVDIDEDRSGRTNLVITELPYMVNPDNLALKIAELVNTGKLSGISDIRDNTSSRTGQQLVIVLKRDAQPRVVLNNLYKHTQLQDTFGCNMLALVDDVPRTLRLDQFISYWIEHQVEVIQRRTRHRLADTQARAHIYRGLVKALDALDEVIALIRRSPSTDEAREGLKTLLEIDDPQATAILDMQLRRLAALERQRIIDQLAEYERIIADLEDILARPERQRTIVSEELAEIVDKYGDERRTTIISADGDLSDEDLIPDADVVVTITRGGYAKRTPTGLYRVQKRGGKGVRGATLRTDDEVDQLFATTNHHWILFFTNKGRVYRAKVWQLPEANRDARGGHVAGLLSFLPDEEIAQVLAVRDYQTAPYLLLATKRGLVKKTALSQYDSPRQAGIIAVNFRDDDDELIGAQLASTEDEVLLISRKGQAIRFPAHDDELRPMGRATSGVTGMKFRSDDELLSLSVIKAGETEDDHYVFTVTDGGFAKRTAVSEYRQQGRGGLGIKAMRLNEDRGSLVGGLVVTERDQVIAIKASGQITRSAVAEVPVKGRDTMGVKFVGVSGNDSVVVIALNPETTAEAAVLDTDGADGAEVPVEGAVASVTEPGEQVDEAPVAADAENTALEGDSSSRHGEEEQQ is encoded by the coding sequence ATGAGTGACCAGACGCCCGAGGCCCGGACGACCGACCGGCGGGAGCCGGTGGACCTCCAGGAGGAGATCCAGAAGTCCTACCTCGACTACGCCATGAGCGTGATCGTCGGGCGCGCGCTGCCCGACGTCCGCGACGGACTGAAGCCGGTGCACCGCCGGGTGCTCTACGCGATGTTCGACGGCGGGTACCGCCCTGACCGCGGCTGGAACAAGTGCGCCCGCATCGTCGGCGACGTCATGGGGCAGTACCACCCGCACGGAGACTCCTCGATCTACGACACCCTCGTCCGGCTCGCGCAGCCGTGGGTGATGCGCTACCCGCTGGTCTCGGGCCAGGGCAACTTCGGCTCGCCAGGCAACGACCCGGCCGCGGCCATGCGCTACACCGAGTGCAAGATGGCGCCGCTGGCCATGGAGATGGTCCGCGACATCACCGAGGACACCGTCGACTTCAAGCCGAACTACGACGGCAAGGAGCAGGAGCCGGTCGTCCTGCCGTCGCGGTTCCCGAACCTGCTGGTCAACGGCTCGACGGGCATCGCCGTCGGCATGGCCACGAACATCCCGACGCACAACCTGCGCGAGGTCGCCGCCGCCGTGCAGTGGGCGCTCGAGCACCCCGAGGCCAGCGCCGAGGAGCTGCTCGCCGCCGCCATGGAGCGGGTCGCCGGGCCGGACTTCCCCAACGGGGCGCTGATCGTCGGCCGCCAGGGCATCGAGGACGCCTACCGGACCGGCCGCGGCTCGGTCACCATGCGCGCCGTCGTCGACATCGACGAGGACCGCTCGGGCCGCACCAACCTCGTCATCACCGAGCTGCCGTACATGGTCAACCCGGACAACCTCGCGCTGAAGATCGCCGAGCTCGTCAACACCGGGAAGTTGTCCGGCATCTCCGACATCCGCGACAACACCTCCTCGCGGACGGGCCAGCAGCTGGTCATCGTGCTCAAGCGCGACGCCCAGCCGCGGGTGGTGCTCAACAACCTCTACAAGCACACGCAGCTGCAGGACACCTTCGGCTGCAACATGCTGGCGCTCGTCGACGACGTGCCCCGCACCCTGCGCCTCGACCAGTTCATCTCCTACTGGATCGAGCACCAGGTCGAGGTGATCCAGCGGCGCACGCGGCACCGCCTCGCCGACACCCAGGCCCGCGCCCACATCTACCGCGGCCTGGTCAAGGCGCTCGACGCCCTCGACGAGGTCATCGCGCTCATCCGCCGCAGCCCCAGCACCGACGAGGCGCGCGAGGGCCTCAAGACCCTGCTGGAGATCGACGACCCGCAGGCGACCGCGATCCTCGACATGCAGCTGCGCCGGCTGGCCGCGCTGGAGCGTCAGCGGATCATCGACCAGCTGGCCGAGTACGAGCGGATCATCGCCGACCTCGAGGACATCCTGGCCCGGCCCGAGCGGCAGCGGACCATCGTCAGCGAGGAGCTGGCCGAGATCGTCGACAAGTACGGCGACGAGCGGCGCACGACGATCATCTCCGCCGACGGCGACCTGTCGGACGAGGACCTGATCCCCGACGCCGACGTCGTCGTCACCATCACCCGGGGCGGCTACGCCAAGCGCACCCCGACGGGCCTCTACCGCGTGCAGAAGCGCGGCGGAAAGGGCGTCCGCGGGGCGACGCTGCGCACCGACGACGAGGTGGACCAGCTCTTCGCCACCACCAACCACCACTGGATCCTGTTCTTCACGAACAAGGGCCGGGTCTACCGCGCCAAGGTGTGGCAGCTGCCCGAGGCCAACCGCGACGCCCGTGGCGGCCACGTCGCCGGGCTGCTCTCCTTCCTGCCCGACGAGGAGATCGCCCAGGTGCTCGCGGTGCGCGACTACCAGACCGCGCCCTACCTGCTGCTGGCCACCAAGCGCGGCCTGGTCAAGAAGACGGCGCTGTCGCAGTACGACTCGCCCCGTCAGGCCGGCATCATCGCGGTGAACTTCCGCGACGACGACGACGAGCTGATCGGCGCCCAGCTGGCCAGCACCGAGGACGAGGTGCTGCTCATCTCGCGCAAGGGCCAGGCCATCCGCTTCCCGGCGCACGACGACGAGCTGCGGCCGATGGGCCGGGCCACCTCCGGCGTCACCGGGATGAAGTTCCGCTCCGACGACGAGCTGCTCAGCCTCTCGGTCATCAAGGCCGGCGAGACCGAGGACGACCACTACGTCTTCACCGTCACCGACGGCGGGTTCGCCAAGCGGACGGCGGTGTCGGAGTACCGGCAGCAGGGCCGCGGCGGGCTCGGCATCAAGGCCATGCGGCTGAACGAGGACCGGGGGTCCCTGGTGGGCGGTCTCGTGGTCACCGAGCGCGACCAGGTCATCGCCATCAAGGCCAGCGGCCAGATCACCCGCAGCGCCGTCGCGGAGGTCCCCGTCAAGGGTCGTGACACCATGGGGGTCAAGTTCGTCGGGGTGAGCGGCAACGACTCGGTGGTCGTGATCGCGCTCAACCCGGAGACGACCGCCGAGGCCGCCGTGCTGGACACGGACGGGGCGGACGGGGCCGAGGTCCCGGTGGAGGGTGCCGTCGCGTCGGTGACGGAGCCCGGTGAGCAGGTCGACGAGGCCCCGGTGGCCGCGGACGCCGAGAACACCGCCCTCGAGGGTGACAGCTCCTCGAGGCACGGCGAGGAGGAGCAGCAGTGA
- the gyrB gene encoding DNA topoisomerase (ATP-hydrolyzing) subunit B — protein MTIGPESSDELPADRTVEAPRNVGTNNPGAYDSESITVLEGLEAVRKRPGMYIGSTGERGLHHLVQEVVDNSVDEAMAGYCDTIDVRILPDGGIKVTDNGRGIPVKIHPKEGIPAVTVALTVLHAGGKFGDGGYKVSGGLHGVGVSVVNALSTHLTVEVRRDGYRWSQSFSLGVPDGPLEQHEATDETGTTVTFYASDEIFETTVYTYETLATRFREMAFLNKGLTISITDERPDRVDEDGKQNTDTFCYADGLVDYVKYLIGTKEVIHGSVIDVEAERPEAGLSLELAMQWNTSYNESVHTFANAINTHEGGTHEEGFRAALTLTANKWAETWGLVKKKEDRLSGEDIREGLTAIISIKLAEPQFEGQTKTKLGNTEARSFTQQVVNDKLGAWFEQNPAEGRQIIRKGQAAAIARVAARKARDAARDRKGLLGRSGLPGKLSDCQSTNPEECEVFIVEGDSAGGSAKGGRDPRIQAILPIRGKILNVEKARIDRIMQNNEVQAIISALGTGVHDDFDVEKLRYHKIVMMADADVDGAHIRTLLLTLMFRFMRPLIEAGHVYLAQPPLFKINWSNSAHELAYTDAERDALLRVGGEEGKRLPRDNAIQRYKGLGEMNPDQLWETTMDPDNRVLLQVTLDDAARADEMFSILMGEDVEQRRNFIQRNAKDVRFLDI, from the coding sequence GTGACCATCGGCCCCGAGTCCTCCGACGAGCTGCCGGCCGACCGCACGGTCGAGGCGCCGCGGAACGTGGGCACCAACAACCCCGGCGCCTACGACTCCGAGTCGATCACCGTCCTCGAGGGCCTCGAGGCCGTCCGCAAGCGGCCCGGCATGTACATCGGCTCCACGGGGGAGCGCGGCCTGCACCACCTGGTGCAGGAGGTCGTCGACAACTCCGTCGACGAGGCGATGGCCGGGTACTGCGACACCATCGACGTCCGGATCCTGCCCGACGGCGGCATCAAGGTCACCGACAACGGCCGCGGCATCCCGGTGAAGATCCACCCCAAGGAGGGCATCCCGGCGGTCACCGTCGCGCTGACCGTCCTGCACGCCGGCGGCAAGTTCGGCGACGGCGGCTACAAGGTGTCCGGCGGCCTGCACGGCGTCGGCGTCTCGGTGGTCAACGCCCTCTCCACGCACCTGACCGTCGAGGTCCGCCGCGACGGGTACCGCTGGTCGCAGTCCTTCTCCCTCGGCGTGCCCGACGGGCCGCTCGAGCAGCACGAGGCGACCGACGAGACCGGTACCACCGTCACGTTCTACGCCAGCGACGAGATCTTCGAGACCACGGTCTACACCTACGAGACCCTGGCGACGCGCTTCCGCGAGATGGCCTTCCTCAACAAGGGCCTCACCATCTCCATCACCGACGAGCGGCCCGACCGTGTGGACGAGGACGGGAAGCAGAACACCGACACGTTCTGCTACGCCGACGGCCTCGTCGACTACGTGAAGTACCTCATCGGCACCAAGGAGGTCATCCACGGCTCGGTCATCGACGTGGAGGCCGAGCGGCCCGAGGCGGGGCTGAGCCTCGAGCTCGCCATGCAGTGGAACACCTCCTACAACGAGTCGGTGCACACCTTCGCGAACGCCATCAACACCCACGAGGGCGGCACGCACGAGGAGGGCTTCCGGGCGGCGCTCACGCTGACGGCCAACAAGTGGGCCGAGACGTGGGGGCTGGTGAAGAAGAAGGAGGACCGGCTGTCCGGTGAGGACATCCGGGAGGGCCTGACGGCGATCATCTCCATCAAGCTCGCCGAACCGCAGTTCGAGGGCCAGACCAAGACCAAGCTCGGCAACACCGAGGCCCGCTCGTTCACCCAGCAGGTCGTCAACGACAAGCTCGGCGCCTGGTTCGAGCAGAACCCCGCCGAGGGCCGCCAGATCATCCGCAAGGGCCAGGCGGCCGCGATCGCCCGCGTCGCGGCGCGCAAGGCGCGCGACGCCGCCCGCGACCGCAAGGGCCTGCTGGGCCGCAGCGGCCTGCCGGGCAAGCTCAGCGACTGCCAGTCGACGAACCCGGAGGAGTGCGAGGTCTTCATCGTCGAGGGCGACTCGGCCGGCGGCTCGGCCAAGGGCGGCCGGGACCCGCGGATCCAGGCGATCCTGCCGATCCGCGGCAAGATCCTCAACGTCGAGAAGGCGCGGATCGACCGGATCATGCAGAACAACGAGGTCCAGGCGATCATCTCCGCCCTGGGCACCGGCGTCCACGACGACTTCGACGTCGAGAAGCTGCGCTACCACAAGATCGTCATGATGGCCGATGCCGACGTGGACGGTGCCCACATCCGGACCCTGCTGCTGACGCTGATGTTCCGCTTCATGCGCCCGCTCATCGAGGCCGGCCACGTCTACCTGGCCCAGCCGCCGCTGTTCAAGATCAACTGGAGCAACTCCGCGCACGAGCTGGCCTACACCGACGCCGAGCGGGACGCCCTGCTCCGGGTCGGCGGCGAGGAGGGCAAGCGGCTGCCGCGCGACAACGCCATCCAGCGCTACAAGGGCCTCGGCGAGATGAACCCCGACCAGCTGTGGGAGACCACGATGGACCCGGACAACCGGGTGCTGCTGCAGGTCACCCTCGACGACGCCGCCCGCGCGGACGAGATGTTCTCGATCCTCATGGGCGAGGACGTCGAGCAGCGGAGGAACTTCATCCAGCGCAACGCGAAAGACGTCAGGTTCCTTGACATCTGA